A window of the Pseudomonadota bacterium genome harbors these coding sequences:
- the era gene encoding GTPase Era — translation MSEILVPDEERQSSLLLIGSAAVIGVPNAGKSSLLNALLGMKLSIVSSKAQTTRHKILGVYSDEKSQIRFLDTPGFQLTYKSMLNRAMNRSVSSSLAEVDVVILVLEVGLIQKDDLKLIEMFPKTVPVICVISKIDQLSSPNELLPFIDIVKTLYAFADIIPTSSHRGIGLDILIDAIQSKLSIGQPIYEEDTLTDRPERFFAAEIIREKLFHLMGDEIPYGVAIEIEEFKMSKGLRCINATIVVAKAAHKGMIIGAQGGKLKTIGTKARVEMEHFFNGKVFLKLWVKVKKGWVDDSQSVKYFGYE, via the coding sequence GTGAGTGAGATTTTAGTGCCCGATGAAGAGCGACAGAGCTCACTTTTATTGATTGGATCTGCAGCGGTGATTGGAGTTCCAAATGCTGGAAAATCTAGTTTGTTAAATGCATTACTGGGAATGAAACTCAGTATTGTGTCTAGTAAGGCGCAGACAACACGCCATAAAATTCTTGGCGTTTATTCCGATGAAAAATCACAGATCCGATTTCTAGATACACCTGGATTTCAATTGACATACAAATCAATGCTCAATAGAGCTATGAATCGATCAGTATCCAGCAGTCTTGCTGAGGTTGATGTGGTGATCTTAGTTTTAGAGGTGGGATTGATTCAGAAGGATGATCTGAAACTGATTGAGATGTTCCCTAAAACTGTTCCAGTAATATGCGTGATCAGTAAGATTGACCAACTGTCGTCGCCAAATGAGTTGTTGCCATTTATCGATATTGTAAAGACGCTCTACGCATTTGCCGATATTATCCCTACGAGCTCGCACCGTGGTATTGGATTGGATATTTTAATTGATGCTATTCAATCAAAATTGTCTATAGGTCAGCCTATATATGAAGAGGACACCTTAACCGATAGACCAGAGAGATTTTTTGCTGCTGAAATTATTCGTGAAAAGTTATTCCATTTAATGGGGGATGAAATTCCATACGGAGTTGCAATCGAAATTGAAGAATTTAAAATGAGCAAAGGGCTTCGATGTATTAATGCGACAATTGTTGTTGCTAAGGCTGCGCATAAAGGAATGATCATCGGGGCTCAAGGTGGTAAATTGAAAACTATTGGAACAAAAGCTCGTGTTGAGATGGAGCATTTTTTTAATGGTAAGGTTTTTTTGAAATTGTGGGTAAAAGTAAAAAAAGGTTGGGTTGATGACTCTCAATCTGTTAAATATTTTGGTTATGAATGA
- the rnc gene encoding ribonuclease III gives MHELEVRIKYEFRNPSLLEEALTHRSFGSLNNERLEFLGDAVLNLVIGRFLYERYLRLPEGELTRIRSVLVNQEGLTHISRDLELGQFLKLGAGELKTGGTERLSILSDAVEALFGAVYLDSGFEAVERVITELYSVYLNNIDPSLLSKDPKTKLQEYLQARRAALPEYRVLNILGEAHDQEFVVECQISSMSVTTTGGGRSRRSAEQEAARLAYDLITHNPIGDSL, from the coding sequence ATGCATGAGCTAGAGGTCAGGATCAAGTATGAATTCAGAAACCCAAGTCTTTTGGAAGAGGCGTTAACACACAGGTCCTTCGGCTCATTAAACAATGAGCGGTTAGAGTTTTTGGGCGATGCAGTGCTTAATCTTGTTATTGGACGATTTTTGTATGAGCGTTATTTGAGGTTACCCGAAGGGGAGTTGACTCGGATTAGGTCTGTTCTCGTTAATCAGGAAGGACTTACGCATATCTCAAGAGACCTTGAGCTCGGGCAGTTTTTAAAGTTGGGGGCTGGTGAATTAAAAACCGGCGGTACCGAGAGGCTCTCGATTCTATCTGACGCGGTTGAGGCTTTATTCGGTGCTGTTTATCTAGACTCAGGGTTTGAGGCGGTTGAGCGTGTTATCACGGAACTGTATTCCGTCTATTTAAATAATATTGACCCTAGTTTGCTCAGTAAGGATCCAAAGACAAAATTACAGGAGTATTTGCAGGCAAGACGTGCAGCCTTACCTGAATACCGGGTTCTAAATATCCTTGGTGAGGCACACGATCAAGAATTCGTTGTTGAGTGTCAAATTTCGTCTATGAGCGTGACCACCACGGGTGGCGGTCGCAGTAGACGATCGGCGGAGCAAGAAGCAGCTAGGTTGGCTTATGACTTAATTACACATAATCCTATTGGAGATAGTCTGTGA
- the lepB gene encoding signal peptidase I, whose translation MKFAILMLSLLLITGLVVLIDRLWLVKKREGARHPWWVEYSKSFFPVILAVFFLRSFLLEPFKIPSGSMIPTLLVGDYILVTKSSYGIRVPVLNTKLIPTGDVERGDIVVFRYPRDKTLDYIKRVVGLPGDRLEYRDKRLTINGEAVETTRMEDYQYSDKSSYMSAWQFKEKFGDKEHSILVAPEEPSVRLIGVRQFSGRDKCVFSDTGFICTIPDGHYFMMGDNRDSSSDSRYWGFVPDEYIIGRAFMVIWNAGEFPRSFTWLK comes from the coding sequence ATGAAATTTGCAATCTTGATGCTCTCATTGCTGTTGATCACTGGCTTAGTCGTACTTATCGACCGCTTATGGTTAGTAAAGAAAAGAGAAGGCGCTAGACATCCATGGTGGGTTGAATATTCTAAGAGTTTTTTCCCGGTTATTCTCGCAGTTTTTTTTCTCAGGTCATTTTTACTAGAGCCTTTTAAAATTCCTTCTGGTTCGATGATTCCGACATTACTCGTTGGAGATTACATTTTGGTTACGAAATCTAGTTACGGCATCAGAGTGCCTGTTCTCAATACGAAGCTGATCCCTACTGGGGATGTCGAGCGTGGGGATATTGTGGTGTTTCGTTATCCACGAGATAAAACATTGGACTACATTAAGCGTGTCGTAGGGTTGCCGGGCGATCGGTTAGAGTACAGGGATAAGCGACTCACAATTAATGGTGAAGCAGTAGAAACAACACGTATGGAAGACTACCAGTATTCTGATAAAAGCTCTTACATGTCCGCATGGCAATTCAAAGAAAAATTTGGGGATAAAGAGCATTCGATATTGGTGGCGCCTGAAGAGCCAAGTGTGCGTTTAATAGGGGTGAGGCAATTTAGCGGACGAGATAAATGTGTATTTAGTGATACTGGTTTTATATGCACAATACCTGACGGTCACTACTTTATGATGGGGGACAATCGAGATTCAAGTTCAGATAGTCGCTATTGGGGATTTGTGCCGGACGAATATATTATCGGCCGAGCTTTTATGGTTATTTGGAATGCTGGGGAGTTTCCCAGATCATTTACGTGGTTAAAATAA
- the lepA gene encoding translation elongation factor 4 encodes MRHIRNFSIIAHIDHGKSTLADRFIQTCGGLSDREMESQVLDSMDLERERGITIKAQTATLSFKADDGEIYQLNLIDTPGHVDFSYEVSRSLSACEGALLVVDASQGVEAQTVANCYTAIELGVDVIPVLNKIDLPSADPDRVIEEIEDIVGIPAVGALTASAKTGQGILDLLNMVVRDVPPPKGDPNAPLKALIVDSWFDNYVGVVMLIRLIDGELKAKDQILLMSNKTTHQCEQVGHFTPRSVVCDKLSAGEVGFVISGVKELKAAKVGDTITLARNPAKEALPGFKEVKPQVFAGLYPVESNEFDALRDALEKLQLNDSSLRFEAETSQALGFGFRCGFLGLLHLDIVQERLEREYGMNLITTAPTVVYQVLMKDGSVSDIENPSKLPDLSKVDEIREPIIMANILLPQDYVGPVMTLCNNKRGIQKNMQYLGRQVMLSYELPLNEVVFDFFDKLKSVSRGYASLDYEFKEYRADDLCKLDILINGERVDALSLIVHRANSLPRGRDLASRMRGLIPRQMFDVAVQASIGSQIIARENVKALRKNVLAKCYGGDVSRKKKLLEKQKAGKRRMKQVGSVEIPQEAFLAILQVD; translated from the coding sequence ATGCGGCATATCAGAAATTTTTCAATAATCGCTCATATTGATCACGGAAAATCCACGTTAGCTGACCGTTTCATTCAGACATGTGGTGGGCTCAGTGACCGTGAAATGGAGTCACAGGTGCTGGATTCCATGGACTTAGAGCGCGAGCGTGGGATTACAATTAAGGCCCAAACTGCCACGTTGAGCTTTAAGGCTGATGATGGCGAGATTTATCAACTTAATTTGATTGATACGCCAGGTCATGTGGATTTCTCATATGAGGTCTCCAGGTCATTATCGGCGTGTGAGGGTGCGTTGCTTGTCGTTGATGCGTCCCAAGGCGTAGAGGCTCAAACGGTAGCTAACTGTTATACCGCCATTGAACTTGGTGTGGATGTGATCCCAGTTCTTAATAAGATTGATCTTCCATCTGCTGATCCTGATCGCGTGATTGAAGAGATAGAAGATATTGTGGGAATACCTGCTGTCGGGGCCTTAACTGCGAGCGCAAAGACGGGACAGGGGATTTTAGACCTCTTAAATATGGTAGTTCGAGATGTTCCGCCGCCAAAAGGTGACCCCAATGCACCACTTAAGGCGCTTATTGTTGATTCTTGGTTTGACAATTATGTCGGTGTTGTGATGCTTATCAGATTGATTGATGGCGAGCTAAAAGCTAAAGATCAGATTTTGCTGATGTCAAATAAAACAACCCACCAATGTGAGCAAGTGGGACATTTCACACCACGATCAGTCGTTTGTGACAAGTTATCAGCAGGTGAGGTGGGTTTTGTGATCTCTGGAGTCAAGGAGCTCAAAGCGGCTAAGGTAGGTGACACGATCACCTTGGCTAGGAATCCTGCTAAAGAGGCGCTACCTGGATTTAAGGAAGTTAAGCCTCAGGTATTTGCCGGCTTATACCCAGTGGAGTCTAATGAATTTGACGCGCTAAGAGACGCGTTAGAGAAACTTCAGCTTAATGACTCTAGCTTACGTTTTGAAGCTGAAACGTCGCAAGCGCTGGGCTTCGGTTTCCGGTGCGGATTCCTAGGGTTACTCCACCTAGATATTGTGCAGGAGAGGCTTGAGCGAGAGTACGGTATGAACCTAATTACTACCGCGCCGACGGTGGTTTATCAGGTGCTTATGAAAGATGGCTCAGTCTCAGACATTGAAAACCCCTCAAAATTGCCCGACCTAAGTAAAGTAGATGAAATTCGAGAGCCGATTATTATGGCCAATATTTTACTTCCCCAAGATTACGTTGGGCCCGTCATGACGCTTTGTAATAATAAACGTGGCATACAGAAGAATATGCAGTACTTGGGGCGACAGGTGATGCTGTCTTATGAGCTTCCGCTTAATGAAGTCGTGTTTGATTTTTTCGATAAGCTTAAATCAGTATCTAGAGGATACGCATCGCTTGATTATGAGTTTAAAGAGTACCGGGCTGATGATCTATGTAAATTAGACATTTTAATTAACGGTGAGCGCGTAGATGCTCTTTCTTTAATTGTTCATCGGGCAAATTCTCTTCCCAGAGGTCGTGACTTGGCTTCACGCATGCGTGGACTGATACCGAGACAGATGTTTGATGTCGCGGTACAAGCATCTATTGGTTCTCAAATTATCGCGAGAGAGAATGTCAAGGCGCTCCGTAAAAACGTTCTGGCAAAGTGCTATGGCGGAGATGTTTCACGTAAGAAAAAATTGTTAGAAAAACAAAAAGCAGGTAAGCGCCGTATGAAGCAAGTTGGTTCCGTAGAAATCCCTCAAGAGGCGTTTCTTGCTATTTTACAGGTGGATTGA
- a CDS encoding DegQ family serine endoprotease, which translates to MKFAFKIVFGFLTLLYISKVAAVELPSFADLVDEQGVKVVNISTKSTIDQPNNIPVPEDDPFYDFFRRFAPPEGGQKESRSLGSGFIISDDGYILTNSHVVAAADDITVKLNDKREYVAKLIGVDKRTDVAVIKIEASDLPFVSIGDPAKLRVGDWVLAIGSPFGFESTVTAGIVSAKGRSLPQENYVPFIQTDVAINPGNSGGPLFNLDGEVVGINAQIYSRTGGFMGLSFAIPIDVAVDVANQLKTDGRVKRGRIGVVIQEVTAELADSFGLDKPRGALVSRVEKSGAASMAGIQTSDIILTFDGSKVETSNDLPRIVGQTRPGKQVDVEVWREKRSKTLSLTVGEIPTDITTGSQKEKSENASLNVIEELGLMVSDIDPQQLKQLELKSGIKIDRVAGAGEQAGLRSGDIVLALNNDDVESVSQFKSLMERYKDARSLALLIQRDGSSLYVPIRLRSK; encoded by the coding sequence GTGAAGTTTGCATTCAAAATTGTTTTCGGATTTTTAACACTGCTATATATTTCAAAGGTTGCAGCCGTTGAATTACCAAGTTTTGCTGATTTAGTCGACGAGCAGGGCGTTAAAGTAGTAAACATCAGCACTAAAAGTACGATTGACCAACCGAATAATATTCCTGTCCCTGAGGACGATCCTTTTTACGATTTCTTCAGACGATTTGCACCACCTGAGGGCGGTCAAAAAGAGTCTCGCTCACTCGGCTCAGGCTTCATCATAAGTGACGATGGATACATATTAACGAATTCACACGTTGTTGCGGCGGCAGATGATATAACCGTTAAGTTAAATGATAAACGTGAATACGTGGCCAAGTTAATAGGTGTTGATAAGCGAACTGATGTTGCTGTGATCAAGATTGAGGCTTCTGATTTACCTTTTGTGAGTATCGGGGATCCCGCGAAGCTCCGTGTCGGTGATTGGGTTTTGGCTATTGGCTCTCCATTTGGTTTCGAGAGCACGGTTACTGCAGGTATTGTTAGTGCGAAAGGGCGTTCGTTACCACAGGAGAACTATGTTCCTTTTATTCAAACCGATGTTGCGATAAACCCTGGAAATTCGGGCGGTCCTTTATTCAACTTAGACGGTGAAGTGGTCGGCATTAATGCCCAAATCTATAGTCGAACGGGTGGTTTTATGGGACTCTCCTTTGCGATTCCGATTGATGTTGCTGTGGATGTTGCAAACCAGTTAAAAACAGACGGTCGGGTAAAGCGTGGTCGAATTGGTGTTGTGATCCAGGAAGTGACTGCAGAATTAGCTGACTCCTTTGGCCTTGATAAACCGCGTGGAGCTCTTGTCAGTCGGGTCGAAAAAAGCGGTGCTGCAAGTATGGCGGGGATACAAACCTCAGATATCATTCTCACTTTCGATGGAAGCAAAGTAGAGACCTCGAATGACTTACCGCGTATCGTTGGTCAAACTCGGCCAGGTAAACAGGTTGATGTTGAGGTGTGGCGAGAGAAAAGGTCTAAGACGCTCAGTCTGACAGTTGGGGAAATTCCAACCGATATCACGACGGGATCTCAAAAGGAAAAGAGTGAAAATGCATCTTTGAATGTGATTGAGGAATTAGGGTTGATGGTTTCTGATATTGATCCTCAACAACTCAAGCAGCTTGAGCTTAAAAGTGGGATCAAGATAGATCGGGTCGCTGGCGCAGGTGAGCAAGCAGGCTTACGGTCCGGAGATATTGTACTTGCCTTAAACAACGATGACGTGGAATCGGTATCTCAATTTAAATCATTAATGGAGCGATATAAGGACGCGAGGAGCTTGGCATTATTGATTCAAAGAGATGGCAGTTCACTGTATGTTCCAATTAGATTGAGGTCTAAGTAA
- a CDS encoding MucB/RseB C-terminal domain-containing protein, with amino-acid sequence MFKLLLIMVLTYVTTNSSTHAEAKPVELSRQDALIALKQVAYAGRTLDFTGVFVIQKGDHFETCRITHHGSGSKELEKIERLNGDALEIARVDDNILVYLPGKKYVKSKLGVEDRSFPSLTPNQLSMIEENYVVFVGAVDRVAGRFVTRLSLLPRDALRYRHELWIDQNTGLQIKAQMYTERNELVEQIMFTEIAIGSHVTEAMTRSAYEEVALSWRSDRGARKQLRASTTGSLWSVSRPPQGFKQVMKVEKKLGQRGSRVHLVFSDGFVTVSVFIDSSVTSRFSPGFAKEGSLNIYRRVVNDEFVTVLGDVPANTLKQVGDSLVRN; translated from the coding sequence ATGTTTAAATTGTTGTTGATCATGGTCTTAACTTATGTCACCACTAATTCGAGTACTCATGCGGAAGCGAAACCAGTCGAATTGAGTCGGCAAGATGCTTTGATTGCTTTGAAACAAGTCGCGTACGCTGGACGGACATTAGATTTCACGGGCGTATTTGTAATTCAAAAAGGAGATCACTTTGAGACTTGTCGTATTACTCATCATGGCAGCGGATCTAAAGAATTAGAGAAAATAGAGCGTCTAAATGGTGATGCGTTAGAGATAGCTAGAGTCGACGATAATATATTGGTGTACTTGCCGGGCAAGAAGTATGTAAAAAGTAAATTGGGCGTTGAAGATCGAAGTTTCCCCTCTTTAACCCCAAATCAACTGTCCATGATAGAGGAAAACTACGTTGTTTTTGTCGGTGCCGTTGACCGAGTTGCAGGTCGATTTGTGACGCGCCTCTCGCTATTACCTCGAGATGCATTACGGTACCGTCACGAACTTTGGATAGATCAAAATACCGGGCTGCAAATCAAAGCACAGATGTACACGGAACGTAATGAATTGGTAGAGCAGATCATGTTTACCGAGATCGCAATAGGAAGCCATGTGACAGAGGCAATGACGCGGTCAGCCTATGAAGAAGTCGCCCTGTCTTGGAGGTCGGATCGTGGCGCAAGAAAGCAACTTCGGGCTTCAACTACCGGTTCGTTATGGTCTGTGAGTAGGCCCCCTCAAGGGTTCAAGCAAGTTATGAAGGTGGAAAAAAAGCTAGGTCAGCGAGGTTCGAGGGTGCATTTAGTCTTCTCAGATGGATTTGTCACTGTCTCGGTTTTTATTGATTCTAGTGTGACCAGCAGGTTTAGTCCCGGATTTGCTAAAGAAGGATCTCTGAATATCTACCGGAGAGTCGTTAACGACGAATTCGTGACAGTTCTTGGTGATGTGCCGGCAAACACTTTGAAGCAGGTAGGAGACTCGCTGGTAAGGAATTAA
- a CDS encoding sigma-E factor negative regulatory protein, with translation MVDEEHISSLMDGELEEQQEAVTYQALKKSPHFREVWRAYHVIGDVIRSEGRAGLSKSRFHEVLDAEPTIVAPLLSRIKKPAEHSWMKIAASFAAVAVVGWLGISNNSPIDVRIAKRDVASQEQQLALEEVYDEAIAEYLAAHKQFNPRGLNSSALVDQTDE, from the coding sequence ATGGTAGATGAAGAGCATATTTCAAGCCTCATGGATGGCGAACTGGAGGAACAACAGGAGGCTGTAACTTATCAAGCCCTCAAAAAATCTCCTCATTTTAGGGAAGTGTGGCGAGCTTACCATGTAATAGGCGACGTTATTCGCTCCGAAGGCCGGGCGGGTCTGTCAAAGAGTCGATTTCATGAGGTTTTGGATGCGGAGCCTACCATAGTGGCTCCATTATTAAGTAGGATTAAGAAGCCGGCTGAACATTCCTGGATGAAAATTGCCGCCTCTTTTGCGGCCGTAGCAGTTGTAGGCTGGTTGGGGATTTCAAACAACAGTCCGATTGACGTGCGAATTGCAAAGAGAGACGTCGCGTCGCAAGAGCAGCAGCTTGCCTTGGAAGAGGTGTACGACGAGGCGATTGCAGAATATTTGGCGGCACATAAACAATTCAATCCACGGGGCTTGAATTCTAGTGCGCTTGTTGACCAGACAGATGAGTAA
- the rpoE gene encoding RNA polymerase sigma factor RpoE, producing the protein MSEREKDNSLVLRVQRGDKVAFEMLFTKYQRRVSRLVTRFVRSESEVEDVVQESFIKAYRALAKFRGDSAFYTWLYRIAINTAKNHLVAASKRPISLSQFEKNDDDELDEDQFISDSATPEAELITKQIGETVNKTMDELPADLREAIMLREIEGMSYEDIAGVMGCPIGTVRSRIFRAREAISRKIKPMLDVGEGKRW; encoded by the coding sequence ATGTCTGAGCGAGAGAAGGATAACAGCCTGGTTCTGCGGGTTCAACGTGGTGATAAAGTCGCGTTTGAGATGCTATTTACGAAGTATCAACGTAGAGTAAGTCGTTTAGTGACACGGTTTGTTCGTTCCGAATCGGAGGTTGAGGATGTCGTGCAAGAGTCGTTCATCAAGGCCTACCGAGCTTTGGCGAAATTTCGGGGTGACAGCGCGTTCTACACTTGGTTGTACAGAATAGCCATTAATACTGCTAAAAATCATCTTGTCGCAGCATCGAAACGACCTATATCGTTGAGCCAATTTGAAAAAAATGATGATGATGAATTAGACGAAGATCAATTCATCAGTGATAGTGCGACACCCGAGGCGGAACTCATAACGAAGCAAATCGGTGAGACTGTGAACAAAACAATGGACGAATTGCCGGCAGATCTGAGGGAGGCGATAATGTTGCGTGAAATCGAAGGTATGAGTTATGAGGATATTGCGGGCGTTATGGGATGTCCCATTGGTACCGTTCGATCTAGAATTTTCCGGGCTCGTGAGGCGATATCTCGAAAGATTAAGCCCATGTTAGATGTTGGAGAGGGTAAACGATGGTAG
- the nadB gene encoding L-aspartate oxidase — protein MSFDIVILGSGLAGLATALRLAPHRRVAVVTKRTMLDGASNWAQGGIAAVVDVFDTHESHVTDTLVAGSYLSDTDVTRFVVEKGAQGIKWLIDQGVNFTKDENTSSGLHLTMEGGHSFRRIIHADDATGHAVQATLEERVRAHPNITILENHVGIDLITKRDYVSAKNQCCGIYVLDADKDVVVAIQSPAVILATGGAGKTYLYTTNPDTSTGDGIAIGWRAGCSVSNMEFIQFHPTCLYHPEAKSFLISEAIRGEGGLLLLPNGHRFMPGYDKRAELAPRDIVARSIDAEMKKHGVDCVYLDISHRGLSFIKEHFPNIFNRCLELGIDASKEPIPVVPAAHYTCGGINTSLDGLTDINGLYAIGETAHTGLHGANRLASNSLLECLVFSEQATKHILAQEQLALETVAEWDESRVTNSDEEVIIAHNWDELRRFMWNYVGIVRTTKRLERAERRLKLLQEEIRDYYSNFRVTRDVLELRNLVVVSELIVRCALKRKESRGLHFSTDYPGMEATALNTTCQPTNL, from the coding sequence ATCAGTTTCGATATAGTCATTTTAGGTAGCGGATTAGCCGGCTTAGCTACTGCACTCAGGCTCGCACCGCATCGGAGAGTCGCTGTCGTGACCAAAAGGACCATGCTCGATGGAGCTAGCAACTGGGCTCAAGGTGGTATTGCGGCGGTTGTCGACGTGTTTGACACTCATGAATCGCACGTTACAGACACCCTAGTTGCGGGATCGTACCTGAGTGACACTGATGTCACTCGATTCGTTGTTGAAAAGGGCGCTCAAGGGATTAAGTGGCTCATTGATCAAGGCGTGAATTTCACGAAAGATGAAAATACGTCCTCAGGACTCCACCTAACTATGGAGGGAGGACATAGTTTTCGGAGAATTATTCACGCGGATGATGCGACTGGGCACGCAGTCCAAGCAACGCTCGAAGAGCGGGTTCGCGCACATCCCAATATCACTATTTTAGAGAATCACGTAGGTATCGACCTGATCACAAAACGGGATTATGTCTCCGCAAAAAACCAGTGCTGCGGTATCTACGTGCTAGATGCTGATAAAGATGTCGTCGTTGCGATTCAATCACCTGCTGTGATTCTAGCTACGGGCGGTGCGGGGAAAACTTATTTGTATACAACCAATCCAGACACATCGACTGGAGATGGTATTGCTATTGGATGGCGTGCAGGTTGCAGCGTATCCAACATGGAATTCATACAATTTCACCCAACCTGTCTGTATCACCCTGAGGCAAAATCCTTCTTGATCTCTGAAGCTATTCGCGGCGAAGGTGGATTATTATTGCTACCGAATGGTCACCGATTTATGCCTGGGTACGACAAACGAGCAGAGTTGGCTCCACGTGATATTGTCGCAAGGAGTATCGATGCAGAGATGAAAAAACATGGTGTCGATTGTGTTTATTTAGATATTTCACACAGAGGATTATCGTTCATTAAAGAGCACTTCCCAAACATTTTTAACCGCTGCTTAGAACTTGGTATAGACGCGTCCAAAGAGCCTATTCCCGTCGTACCAGCCGCTCACTATACCTGCGGTGGAATCAATACCTCTTTAGATGGATTGACCGATATTAACGGACTTTATGCCATAGGAGAGACTGCCCATACTGGACTTCATGGCGCAAACCGTCTTGCAAGTAATTCTCTTCTGGAGTGTTTGGTTTTTTCAGAGCAAGCGACAAAACACATACTCGCTCAAGAACAGCTCGCATTAGAAACGGTAGCAGAATGGGATGAAAGTCGCGTCACAAATTCGGATGAAGAAGTTATTATTGCTCATAATTGGGATGAACTGAGACGTTTTATGTGGAACTATGTGGGTATCGTGAGAACAACAAAAAGACTCGAACGTGCGGAGCGCCGACTGAAATTGCTGCAGGAAGAAATCAGAGACTACTATTCAAATTTTAGAGTTACCCGAGATGTTTTAGAGCTGAGAAATCTCGTTGTTGTATCGGAACTGATTGTACGATGCGCACTTAAACGCAAAGAAAGTCGGGGTTTACACTTCAGTACTGACTACCCTGGCATGGAAGCAACAGCTTTAAACACTACCTGCCAACCTACAAATTTATGA
- a CDS encoding NRDE family protein codes for MCLVLLAWKMHPQYSLIIASNRDEYHDRPSASIHRWRDYPNIVAGLDLERLGTWMGVTESGRWAIVTNFREQKTTSNLIQSRGNLTKNFLTSKQSVKSYVSSIEKTAASYNGFNLLVGDVSSMSYVTNRQTAGMPHTQSIEKSGVYGLSNHLLDTNWPKVTNGKKLFTNLINDNKMIRFEEIVTLMSNATKAGDEALPNTGIALDCERTLSPMFITSTYYGTRATSLLLISPDASKIEFSEMTFDHKGNPITNQTIVI; via the coding sequence ATGTGTCTTGTCTTGCTTGCGTGGAAAATGCACCCCCAATATTCCCTAATTATTGCCTCGAATCGAGATGAGTATCATGACCGCCCCTCCGCCTCAATACATCGCTGGAGAGATTATCCAAACATCGTTGCAGGTCTAGATTTAGAACGATTAGGTACCTGGATGGGTGTCACCGAATCGGGACGTTGGGCCATAGTTACAAATTTTCGGGAACAAAAAACTACATCGAATCTCATCCAATCTCGAGGGAATCTAACAAAAAATTTTTTAACCAGTAAACAATCAGTCAAATCCTACGTTTCGTCAATAGAAAAAACAGCTGCATCCTATAATGGTTTTAATCTACTCGTAGGAGATGTGTCATCAATGAGCTACGTGACCAACAGACAGACAGCCGGGATGCCACACACACAGTCAATTGAAAAATCTGGGGTCTATGGCCTTAGCAACCATCTACTCGATACCAATTGGCCAAAGGTAACGAACGGAAAAAAATTATTCACAAATTTAATCAATGATAATAAGATGATCCGATTCGAGGAGATTGTGACTTTGATGTCAAACGCCACTAAGGCAGGCGATGAAGCTCTCCCCAACACAGGTATTGCCTTAGATTGCGAGCGAACCTTATCTCCCATGTTCATCACTTCAACTTACTACGGGACTCGAGCCACCTCTTTACTGTTGATCAGTCCAGATGCTTCAAAAATTGAATTCTCTGAAATGACATTCGATCACAAAGGTAATCCAATTACGAATCAAACCATCGTCATTTAA
- a CDS encoding protein-L-isoaspartate(D-aspartate) O-methyltransferase gives MSGEHKVGIGMTSDRTRRRMVDRLRDEGIADEVVLQALSVVPRHVFVEEALASRAYDDVSLPIGFGQTISRPLTVARSCELARAGSPLKRVLEIGTGCGYQAAVLSRIAKEVYSIERIGKLLSGARVRLRSLRCHNVRLKHADGSEALDTLFPLDAIVVAAGAVSLPEHLIELLALGGRLIIPLGKTKQYLTEVIKLESGYDVKKHDEVSFVPFLSGVVEK, from the coding sequence ATCTCTGGAGAGCATAAGGTCGGGATAGGGATGACCTCTGATCGCACGAGGCGGCGGATGGTCGATCGCTTGCGAGACGAAGGTATCGCTGACGAGGTTGTTCTTCAGGCTCTAAGTGTGGTTCCTAGGCACGTATTTGTTGAGGAGGCTTTAGCAAGCCGTGCTTACGATGACGTGTCGCTCCCCATCGGATTTGGACAAACTATTTCGAGACCACTGACTGTGGCAAGGTCGTGTGAACTTGCTCGAGCTGGCTCACCATTAAAGCGTGTCCTTGAAATAGGTACCGGTTGCGGATACCAGGCTGCTGTTTTGTCACGAATAGCCAAAGAAGTGTATTCGATCGAAAGGATTGGTAAGCTACTCAGTGGTGCTAGGGTCCGACTGCGTTCATTGCGTTGTCACAATGTTCGTTTGAAGCATGCAGATGGTTCGGAGGCGCTAGATACTCTTTTCCCGTTAGATGCTATTGTTGTTGCTGCAGGAGCTGTATCGCTTCCGGAACACTTGATTGAACTCTTGGCGCTGGGAGGGCGGCTCATCATTCCTCTTGGCAAAACAAAACAATATTTGACCGAAGTGATTAAGCTCGAATCAGGATATGACGTTAAAAAACATGACGAAGTCAGCTTTGTCCCATTTCTCAGCGGGGTTGTTGAAAAGTAA